The Aliidongia dinghuensis genome contains the following window.
CTTGCGGCGTCAGCCGTGCATTCTTGTGAATGTTCATCCAGGGCTCCAGGAACGTGCGCTTCGGTGTGGTAACCACAGCTTCACTGCCCGGACCTGGATGAACAACCTTCATAGCTTCGACATCTAGAGCGCGCCGGAGGATCTCGCCACGTTCGAGGAGGGCCTGCGAAGAGCGGGGCTGCCGGAATGACATGCGAAGCTCAGAGGAAGCCCCATTGGACTCACAGCGGAGAGCCGTCATCGATCGCTCGATGACGGCGTGAAGCGACGGCTCCGTCGCGGGCAGCCGGCCGGATCGCCTCAGGCCCGGTCACCTCAGGCCCGGTCACGTCAGGCCCGGTCACGTCAGGCCCGGTCGCCTCGGCCTGGATCCGTGCCACGATATCGGCGGCGCGGCGCGCGTCGTCGACGATGCGCTGCAACAGCTCACGCACCTTGCCGAGATTGGGTTCAGTACGATCGAGCCAGCGCAAGCTGGTTTCGCCGTTCATTGCGATGGCGCTCAGCGGCTCCGTGATCTCGTGAGCAATTGATGCTGCGAATTCACCGAGGGCCGAATTCTGCGCCTTAGGCATGCTTTCCATCTCTACCTCGCGGGATCCGCACTCGTCTTTGGTTCCCCGCCCCTCGTTCCCGGTTCGCATCTTTCCAGGCTCCAAAGACATCTTTCCGCCATTTGCCGTCTGCCCAGCGCTATTCGAGAACGGACTTGAGGGCGGCAATCGCCTGCGCAATGGCACCGCGGGCCGCCGGCGTGTCGGCCAAGGCATTCAGCATGACGAAGTCGTGGATCGTGCCGTTGTAGCGCGTGCTGGTAACGCGCACGCCGGCCTGCGACAGTTTTCGGGCGTAACTTTCCCCCTCATCGCGCAAGACATCGTTTTCTGCGACGATGATCACCGTGTCAGGCAGGCCCACCAGTTGGTCGACCGAAGCGGAGAGCGGTGCAGCTGTGATCTGGGTGCCCGCCCTCGCGTCGGGGAGATAGGCGTCCCAGAACCATTCCATGGCGCGCCTTGTCAGCCACGGCCCGTCCGCGAAGGTCGCATAGGAACCGGTGCTGAGATTGCCGTCCGTTACCGGATAGAACAGCACCTGGAGATCGATCTTGGGGCCGCGGCGTTCCTTCGCCATCAGGGTAACGGCGGCGGTCATGTTGCCGCCGACACCGTCACCGACGACGGCAAGGCGCGTCGGATCGACACCGAGCTGCGCGCCCTGTTCGACGACATGCTTCGTCGCGGCATAGATCTGCTCGATCGCCGTCGGATACCTCGCCTCCGGCGACCGATCGTAATCGATGAAGAACAAGGCGACGCGGGCGCCGACCGCGATTTCCCGGATGAGCCGGTCATGCGTTTCGGCGTCACCGAGGATCCAGCCGCCGCCATGGAGATAGATCACCACCGGCAGCGGCTCGTCGGCCCCTTCGGGCCGAACAATCCGAGCCCGCACCGATCCCGTGGGACCGACAGGAAAGAGCGTATCCTCCAAACGTGCAGCCGGCTTGCCGACCCCGGCGGCCTGGATGTTGGCAAGGGCTCGCCGTGCCACGGCTGGCGAGAGCGTGTA
Protein-coding sequences here:
- a CDS encoding histidine kinase dimerization/phospho-acceptor domain-containing protein — its product is MESMPKAQNSALGEFAASIAHEITEPLSAIAMNGETSLRWLDRTEPNLGKVRELLQRIVDDARRAADIVARIQAEATGPDVTGPDVTGPEVTGPEAIRPAARDGAVASRRHRAIDDGSPL
- a CDS encoding alpha/beta hydrolase, which translates into the protein MLGALRLRMHHGCKDQRTLREPGAILSTDLQQTADLADAPSLEPVTQQFIDALAAGDPPIYTLSPAVARRALANIQAAGVGKPAARLEDTLFPVGPTGSVRARIVRPEGADEPLPVVIYLHGGGWILGDAETHDRLIREIAVGARVALFFIDYDRSPEARYPTAIEQIYAATKHVVEQGAQLGVDPTRLAVVGDGVGGNMTAAVTLMAKERRGPKIDLQVLFYPVTDGNLSTGSYATFADGPWLTRRAMEWFWDAYLPDARAGTQITAAPLSASVDQLVGLPDTVIIVAENDVLRDEGESYARKLSQAGVRVTSTRYNGTIHDFVMLNALADTPAARGAIAQAIAALKSVLE